From Sphingobium sp. RAC03, a single genomic window includes:
- a CDS encoding helix-turn-helix domain-containing protein, which produces MNAIRDARLRLGLTQIELAGKLGLHQSTISRFEKGSLPIDERTELAVEALLARPALCSTCDARLDETSIRSCSVRECPHAQKAAA; this is translated from the coding sequence ATGAACGCTATCCGCGACGCCCGCCTGCGGCTGGGCCTTACACAGATCGAACTGGCTGGAAAGCTGGGTTTGCATCAGTCGACCATCTCTCGATTTGAGAAAGGGTCGCTGCCGATAGACGAGCGAACTGAGCTTGCCGTCGAAGCGCTTCTGGCGCGTCCTGCCCTCTGCTCGACCTGCGATGCCCGCTTGGACGAAACGTCCATCCGGTCCTGCTCGGTGCGTGAGTGCCCGCATGCGCAGAAGGCGGCGGCGTGA